In Thermococcus chitonophagus, the genomic stretch CATAGATTGTCAATGCCAAGAAGAATCCCAGCATTAGTGTCAATCCCAGGAATCCGAGGCTTAATATTATCCTTATTAGCATCCAAAATCCCCATTTCCAAACAATAAATCCAGCAACACCGAGGACTATTGCTATAAACAGGCCAATATACAGCTTTAACTTGTCCATCCTTCCACCTCCAACAGGAACTTCTTGTATTCGGGCTTTGGAGTGTATAACCAGGGATTTTCCCTGCTGATGACTCTGTGACAGGGAACTATTATCGGATATGGATTTCTCCTCATTGCTCCTCCTATTGCCCGTGGAGAGGTCTTCAATGCTCTAGCGAGCTCGCCATACGTTATAACCTCTCCCCTTTTAACGTTTTTCACAAGCCATTCGTAGACTTTTTTCTCGAAGCTCGTTAAACCTTTTAGGGATAGATACTCAAAACCCTCGGGGTTCCCTATATTTCCTACTAAGACTTCATACACGATCTTTGGATACTCCGACTTTTTGACTTCTGTACTTGTTAGAATTCCCCTTCTACCGAGGAACCTCACTACCTCAAGTATCCTTTCTCCTGCAAATTTTCTATCATTCAATGAATACGCTATCCCATGGATTTTCTCATCCCAAAGCACGGCTATCGTTATTTCAACACCTTTAACTTTGAAGCTCTCAATGCTCAGCATTTCCAAACCCCACGAAGTGCTCCCATCCAAGCATGGGCATCTTTCCATTCCCTTCTAAGTACACGCCATTTCCTCTCTCAACCCTGCCTATTACCGTGAATTCAAAGGGGATTTCATTTACTTTGTTTGGGGGTATCGTAAAAATCAATTCAAACTCTTCCCCACTTGCTAGGGCAATATCAACTGGGTCTTCGGTTAGCTCTTTAACCGTCGGGTGGATTGGTAGTGAGTTTTCGTCTATAATTATCCTCACGTTGCTAGCTCTTGCAATTTCCCAGAGCTCCTTTGAGAGCCCATCGCTTATATCTATTGCTGCATTTGCTATTTTAGAGAGTGCTTTTCCTTCCTCGATTCTAGCAATTGGATCTCTAGCTTTTTCAAGGACATCCTTTGGAATATCTTCTCCCTTGAGCCATAGGAGAAGAGCAAGAAGAGGCCTTCCTAGATCTCCCGTAACGCAGACAAGATCTCCAGGTTTTGCATTTTTCCTGAGCAGTAGTCTTTCTGAAATTCCTAGGGCTCCTCCATCTACTACTATTTCTTTAACATCGTTTGTATCTCCGCTAACTACCCTGACACCATACCTTTTGCTACCCTCTTTAATTCCGCGGGCAATGCCTCTAAGAACATCTTCGCTGGTATCCTTTGGTATCCCTATAGAGAAGAAAAAAGTTTTTGCTTCTCCACCCATAGCTGCTATGTCGCTAACGTTCATGGTAACGACTTTCCTTCCAGCATCTTCTGGGTTCATAAAGTCTGGAACATCAGTTCTCCACACGAGCATATCTGTCGTTAGAAGTATCCATCTGTCGTCGACCCTTATATAACCTGCATCATCTCCAAGGATTTCATCCCTGATTTCTGACATGAACAGTTTAATTATCTCGCTTTCTCTCATGTTATCACCCTGTTAAACTTAACCTTTATATTCAAATCAAGTTTTAGCTTAACATTGGGTGGTATCATGAATGAGGAGACACTCCAAGCTTACGTTCCATACTTTAAGGCTATCGTGGCAATAGTTACAATAGTGTACTTCGGCTACATCTTCCTAAACAGAAAAAAGTTCAAGGCAGCCAACGTAGCGGCGCTCTCTGCTGTGATGGCTGGGCTAGTTACGGCGATGACAATGGTAGTTAGAATACCAATTCCAGCATCCCAGGGCTACCTTAACTTTGGAGATATTATGATTATGCTAACCGCGGTTCTTTTTGGGCCTCTCATCGGAGGATTCGCGGGAGGCGTTGGTTCTGCTCTGGCGGATCTATTGGGGTACCCATCCTGGGCATTGTTCACCCTCGTGATTAAGGGGAGCGAGGGTATTGTCGTTGGATACTTGTCCAAGGGTGATGCTAGCTATGCAAGGATACTCGTAGCAACAACTCTTGGTGGAGCGGTGATGGTGATAGGCTATGTTAGCGTTGCCTACTTACTCTACGGCCCAGCTGGTGCAATAGGGGAGTTCTACAATGACATAGTCCAAGCAGTTTCGGGAATAATAATAGGCGGAGGGCTTGGATACGTTCTGAAGAAAAGGCTTGGGAATATAATCTAATCATTCCTCACTTATCTCTGGCAACTGTTTTATTATTTCTTCCCATTCCTCTTCCTCTAGGAAGGGCTCTATGGATATTCTCTTTGATGCTTTCTTTAGCTGTCCAAGGTATTTAGAGTCTGCGATCACGGCATCGGCCCCTAGCTCATCTATTATGTATATCTTCAAGTTGACAAGTCTTGACAGCTCTTCAGTTAGATAGCCTTTAAATTCAGGGCCAACAAGCATTATATCGGGTTCTAAGCCTTCTTCCCTGAGTTCACTAATTGCCGTTGTTATCAGATCAATTAACTGGGAGATTATATCCGAACTTCCTTTTCCCATCATGACCACTCGCATTACACACTATTAACAAAATCCTTAAAATAATTTTTTGGGAGAGCAAAGTTATTTTATTATCCCTAAACTCTTGTTAGTCTTTCTTATGCTCTCCCACTTATCAGCTAACTCAAACATGGCTCTTATGGCATCAATGTTCTCTGGAATCACGTCACTCTCTTGATGGACTGCTTGAATGTAGAACAATCTGTTACCTTTGATGCTTATGCTCTCCTTCCATACAGCTATCTCGTATAAGTTGTTCCACTCCCTGTGTAGATCCCTCGCGAACTCTATTATTTGAGCTGTACTTTCAAAGCCTTTCTCCTTCTCGAATAGTAGAACTCTTGTGGTGCTCTCGAATATGTTAATGACGTCCTCTGGCTTGAGGGGCTTCTTGAGTTCAACCATTATTGAGTGAACGTGCATTATCGTCGTTGGAACGACAAATGCAGAGGTCTCTATGTTTATCGGAATTACAGTCTGGACGTCAGGTCCGTGGTGGGATGGAACTGTCACAGTGGGCTTTATAGCGTTTATTGGTCCCCTCTTTATGTCATTGGGATCTGCTGCTCTTCTGATCATTACAGCATAGACGTAGTCTATGTACTCCTGAATCGCGCTTAACGTTCTAACGAGGCCAGTTGTGTTGCACGAGACTACCCTAACGTAGTCCTTTCCGAGGGCCTTCTCGTAATTTGCTTGGGCTACGAATGAAACCTCTGCAACGTCTGCCTTTTCTCCCCCCTGGAATACTGCCTTAACTCCCGCTTTCTCGTACAAGGGCTTGTTTTTTGCTCCCATTCCCCCTGGGGTTGCGTCTACAATTACATCAACCTTCTCTAGAAGGTCATTAAGTGTTCCTGCAACTTCAAACCCGGCCTTCTCGAATCTTGGGAGAAACTCTTCGCTTGCTGCGTAAACGGGAATTCCCAACTCCTTGGCCCTATAGGCCTCAAAATCTGGTTTTGTCTTTGTAACTCCGATGAGCTCCATATCATCCTGCTTCATAACAGCATAAGCAACCCTTTTTCCAATGGTTCCATAACCATTAATTCCCACTTTAACTTTCATCCTCTCACCCATTTTCCAATTTCTTTGGTGCATCTATAAGCGTTGTTTACTCACTCCCGGTGAAGTTTTATGTTGTAAGGGTAACTACCTTCAGGGTGCGGTAGAGTGGAAGAAGTTGAAATGTTGAAGAGAAGGATAAAGGAAATGGAGAAGCTTGTTGCATTGATGGAGAGGAAATATGAGGAGATGAAAAAGGACAATGAGCTCCTTAAAAAAGAGCTAACACGGCTTATGGAGGAAAATAAAGCCCTTTGGGGGAGGGGATATGGAGGAGGAAGAGGAAATTGAAGAATTGAGAAGAAAACTCATTGAACTCTCCAAGAGGCAGGCGGCACTTAACTTCAAGATATATCAACTCTTCATGGAGAATAGAACGCTTGCAATAAGGCTTTCTGGGTACATAGCTGAAAATAAATCCCTCGGAGAGAACTATCACAACCCTGAGATTGAGAAAATAATTGATAAATACCTCTTTTCGGCTAGGAATAAGCTTTAAAAATCCCTCGGGCTATGTATGCCCGGTGGTGAGGATGAGAATCAAGGGCGTTGTTCTAAGTTACAGGAGAAGCAAGGAAAACCAGCACACTAATGTTATGATCATCAAGCCCCTGAACGTTAACAGCAGGGAAGAAGCTTCAAAGCTCATTGGAAGACTCGTGGTTTGGAAGAGCCCAAGCGGTAAGGTTCTCAAGGGCAAGATAGTTAGGGTTCACGGAACTAGGGGGGCAGTAAGGGCGAGGTTTGAGAAGGGACTACCCGGCCAGGCCCTTGGCGATTACGTTGAGATTCTCTGACTAACTTTGTTTTTTGGTGGGAAAATGGAACTTTTTGAAGTTACTGAAGGGAAGGCCAAGATTTTAGTGCCAAAAGCTGAGAGTATCTATGATTCTCCAGTCTTTTACAACCCTAGAATGGCCTTAAATAGGGATGTAGTGGTTCTCCTACTGAAGGTTCTAAAACCTAAGATAGTCCTCGACGCACTCTCGGCTACGGGTATAAGAGGAATAAGGTTCGCTTTAGAAACTCCAGCTGAGGAAGTTTGGCTTAACGATATAAGTTTGGAAGCTTATGAGCTGATGAAGAGGAATGTGCTCCTGAATTTCCCTGGGGAACTTAAAGAAGAAAGCAATAGGGCAATTCTTGAGGGAGAGAAAAGGATAGTCGTTAATCATGATGATGCAAATAGGCTGATGGCCGAGAAGCATAGGTACTTCCACTTCATAGACCTTGACCCATTTGGCTCCCCAATGGAGTTCCTAGATACGGCATTGAGAAGTGTAAAGAGGAAGGGCATTCTTGGGGTTACGGCAACCGACGGTGCTCCCTTGTGTGGGGCCCATCCAAAGGCCTGTCTAAGGAAGTACCTTGCTGTCCCCTTGAGGGGTGAACTATGCCATGAGGTTGGCACTAGGATATTAGTGGGGATAATAGCTCGCTACGCTGCAAAGTACGACTTGGGGATAGAGGTTCTTTTAGCGTACTATAAGGATCACTACTTTAGGGCCTTCGTTAGGCTGAGGGACGGGGCTAGGAAGGGAGATGAAAGCCTAGAGAACCTTGGATATGTGTACTTCGATGAAAGAACTGGGAAGTTTGAAATAGAGAGAGGTTTCCTACCAACTAGGCCAAATGCTTATGGCCCTGTCTGGTTGGGACCCTTAAAGAACGAAGACATTGTTAATGAAATGTTTGAGTTGGTTAAGAAGGGGGTTGAACTCGCAAGGCCCAGGGAGGCCTTAAAGCTTATGCACATGCTCCATGAGGAACTGGATATTCCTCTCTTCTATGATACCCATGCAATTGGAAAGAGGATTAAAGTTGAGACCAAAAAGCTTGGGGAGATAATAAAGGCCCTATGGAAAAGGGGATACAGGGCAACAAGAACCCACTTCTCCCCAACCGGGATTAAGACCGATGCCCCTTACGAGGTTTTTGTTGAGGTGATGAAAAGACTTTAAGCCTGTACCACTCAAAGACCACAGTTCCAACGGCTCCGATTGTAAAAGCAATTGGTGCTGGGATGTTCTCTAATAATAGGGAGAGTGCAAGTCCTCCAGCAATACCAGAGGCTATTAATCCCTCTGTCTTCTTTCCGGTGTAATTAAAGTACGTGGCCGTTGCTATCGCTATGAGGGTAGCAATTAAAAGACCGCTATTCATCCCCAATCCACCTTCCTACTATTGGCTTTCCCCAGTAGATGTCTAGTATGTCAAACCTTAAGTTCAAGTCAAGTAATAGCTCTTTAACTTTATCAACTTCCCCCTCCTTTATGAGGGCAAACAGTCCCTTGCCGAGCATTATCATTGAAGACTGTAGGGAAATCACCTTGTCTATTTCTCTGCTTATCTCCTTCAGTTCCTCATCCATAAGGTTAGTTGCCTCTGCGAACCTCCTTGCTTCATTCATCAAAGTTTCTGGCGTTGGATTCTTTAGGAGAGTGTCTAGGGATTTTTTGCCCTCTCTGCTAATCACGTGAACAATGTCACTACTTAGGACGTCCCTGGTCTTTAGTCTTCCCAATGGGACAACTAGAACTTTGTACTCGTC encodes the following:
- the otg gene encoding methylated-DNA--protein-cysteine methyltransferase, with product MLSIESFKVKGVEITIAVLWDEKIHGIAYSLNDRKFAGERILEVVRFLGRRGILTSTEVKKSEYPKIVYEVLVGNIGNPEGFEYLSLKGLTSFEKKVYEWLVKNVKRGEVITYGELARALKTSPRAIGGAMRRNPYPIIVPCHRVISRENPWLYTPKPEYKKFLLEVEGWTS
- a CDS encoding thiamine-phosphate kinase yields the protein MRESEIIKLFMSEIRDEILGDDAGYIRVDDRWILLTTDMLVWRTDVPDFMNPEDAGRKVVTMNVSDIAAMGGEAKTFFFSIGIPKDTSEDVLRGIARGIKEGSKRYGVRVVSGDTNDVKEIVVDGGALGISERLLLRKNAKPGDLVCVTGDLGRPLLALLLWLKGEDIPKDVLEKARDPIARIEEGKALSKIANAAIDISDGLSKELWEIARASNVRIIIDENSLPIHPTVKELTEDPVDIALASGEEFELIFTIPPNKVNEIPFEFTVIGRVERGNGVYLEGNGKMPMLGWEHFVGFGNAEH
- a CDS encoding ECF transporter S component, with amino-acid sequence MNEETLQAYVPYFKAIVAIVTIVYFGYIFLNRKKFKAANVAALSAVMAGLVTAMTMVVRIPIPASQGYLNFGDIMIMLTAVLFGPLIGGFAGGVGSALADLLGYPSWALFTLVIKGSEGIVVGYLSKGDASYARILVATTLGGAVMVIGYVSVAYLLYGPAGAIGEFYNDIVQAVSGIIIGGGLGYVLKKRLGNII
- a CDS encoding family 4B encapsulin nanocompartment shell protein — translated: MRVVMMGKGSSDIISQLIDLITTAISELREEGLEPDIMLVGPEFKGYLTEELSRLVNLKIYIIDELGADAVIADSKYLGQLKKASKRISIEPFLEEEEWEEIIKQLPEISEE
- a CDS encoding phosphorylating glyceraldehyde-3-phosphate dehydrogenase, which gives rise to MKVKVGINGYGTIGKRVAYAVMKQDDMELIGVTKTKPDFEAYRAKELGIPVYAASEEFLPRFEKAGFEVAGTLNDLLEKVDVIVDATPGGMGAKNKPLYEKAGVKAVFQGGEKADVAEVSFVAQANYEKALGKDYVRVVSCNTTGLVRTLSAIQEYIDYVYAVMIRRAADPNDIKRGPINAIKPTVTVPSHHGPDVQTVIPINIETSAFVVPTTIMHVHSIMVELKKPLKPEDVINIFESTTRVLLFEKEKGFESTAQIIEFARDLHREWNNLYEIAVWKESISIKGNRLFYIQAVHQESDVIPENIDAIRAMFELADKWESIRKTNKSLGIIK
- a CDS encoding 50S ribosomal protein L35ae is translated as MRIKGVVLSYRRSKENQHTNVMIIKPLNVNSREEASKLIGRLVVWKSPSGKVLKGKIVRVHGTRGAVRARFEKGLPGQALGDYVEIL
- a CDS encoding tRNA (guanine(10)-N(2))-dimethyltransferase; the protein is MELFEVTEGKAKILVPKAESIYDSPVFYNPRMALNRDVVVLLLKVLKPKIVLDALSATGIRGIRFALETPAEEVWLNDISLEAYELMKRNVLLNFPGELKEESNRAILEGEKRIVVNHDDANRLMAEKHRYFHFIDLDPFGSPMEFLDTALRSVKRKGILGVTATDGAPLCGAHPKACLRKYLAVPLRGELCHEVGTRILVGIIARYAAKYDLGIEVLLAYYKDHYFRAFVRLRDGARKGDESLENLGYVYFDERTGKFEIERGFLPTRPNAYGPVWLGPLKNEDIVNEMFELVKKGVELARPREALKLMHMLHEELDIPLFYDTHAIGKRIKVETKKLGEIIKALWKRGYRATRTHFSPTGIKTDAPYEVFVEVMKRL